One genomic window of Acomys russatus chromosome 29, mAcoRus1.1, whole genome shotgun sequence includes the following:
- the Btbd19 gene encoding LOW QUALITY PROTEIN: BTB/POZ domain-containing protein 19 (The sequence of the model RefSeq protein was modified relative to this genomic sequence to represent the inferred CDS: inserted 1 base in 1 codon): MENPGLVVRGQAASFSTALRSLVNNALYSGVCFVVGQGRQEVFAHRCLLACRCSFFQRLLGPGVPSPVVLSTVPAEAFLAVLEFLYTNSIKLHRHSVLEVLTAAVEYGLEELRELCLEFVAKALDVELVCEALQVAVTFGLGPLQERCIAFIEAHSQEALRTRGFLELSAXRSDQLCVDEAELVQAARSWARVGAAVLEQPVAEVAAPVVRELRLALLSPAELRALEEQNRREPLIPVEQIVEAWKCHALRRGDAGRGAPCRRRKGTLPRDHHHFLDLRFK, from the exons ATGGAGAACCCAGGACTGGTGGTGCGTGGGCAGGCTGCATCCTTTTCCACAGCACTGCGAAGCCTTGTCAACAACGCCCTGTACAG TGGTGTTTGCTTTGTGGTTGGCCAAGGACGGCAAGAGGTGTTTGCCCACCGGTGCTTGCTGGCTTGTAGATGCAGCTTCTTCCAGAGACTTTTGGGCCCTGGGGTACCTAGTCCCGTGGTGTTAAGCACTGTGCCGGCCGAGGCCTTCTTAGCCGTGCTGGAGTTCCTGTATACCAACAGTATCAAGCTGCACCGACACTCT GTGCTGGAGGTGCTGACAGCAGCCGTGGAATATGGGCTGGAGGAACTTCGAGAG CTATGCCTGGAGTTTGTGGCGAAGGCGCTGGACGTGGAGCTGGTCTGTGAGGCTCTGCAG GTTGCCGTAACCTTTGGTCTGGGGCCATTGCAGGAGCGTTGCATAGCCTtcatagaggctcacagccaG GAGGCGCTCCGCACCCGTGGCTTCCTGGAACTGTCCG ACCGCAGTGACCAGCTCTGCGTGGACGAGGCTGAGCTGGTACAGGCGGCCCGAAGCTGGGCCCGCGTGGGCGCC GCAGTGTTGGAGCAACCGGTGGCTGAGGTGGCGGCTCCGGTGGTTCGAGAGCTTAGACTGGCTTTGCTGTCCCCGGCGGAGCTAAGGGCCCTGGAGGAGCAGAATCGACGGGAGCCGCTCATCCCG GTTGAGCAAATTGTGGAGGCATGGAAGTGCCACGCCCTACGGAGAGGCGATGCAGGCCGGGGCGCACCGTGCCGCAGGCGGAAGGGCACTCTACCCCGGGATCACCACCACTTCCTGGACCTTCGTTTCAAATGA